In one window of Vibrio sp. JC009 DNA:
- the rpiA gene encoding ribose-5-phosphate isomerase RpiA, producing MTQDEMKKEAGWAALKYVEKGSIVGVGTGSTVKHFIDALGTMKDDIKGAVSSSVDSTEKLKALGIEVFDCNEILKLDVYVDGADEINPAREMIKGGGAALTREKIVAAISEKFVCIVDGTKAVDVLGKFPLPVEVIPMARSQVGREMVKLGGDPAYREGVVTDNGNIIIDVYGLEITNPKEMEDKINNIPGVVTVGLFAHRGADVVITGTPEGAKIED from the coding sequence ATGACTCAAGATGAAATGAAGAAAGAAGCTGGCTGGGCGGCACTTAAGTACGTTGAAAAAGGAAGCATCGTTGGCGTTGGTACAGGTTCTACAGTAAAACACTTCATTGATGCTCTGGGCACTATGAAAGATGACATCAAAGGTGCTGTATCCAGCTCTGTCGACTCTACGGAAAAACTAAAGGCGCTTGGCATCGAAGTTTTTGACTGCAACGAAATACTAAAACTGGATGTTTACGTTGACGGCGCAGACGAAATTAACCCGGCGCGTGAAATGATCAAAGGCGGCGGTGCTGCACTGACTCGCGAAAAGATTGTTGCGGCTATCTCTGAGAAGTTCGTATGTATCGTTGACGGTACTAAAGCTGTGGATGTTCTGGGTAAATTCCCGCTTCCGGTTGAAGTTATTCCGATGGCCCGCTCTCAGGTTGGCCGTGAAATGGTGAAGCTGGGTGGTGACCCGGCTTACCGTGAAGGTGTGGTAACGGATAACGGCAATATCATTATTGATGTATACGGCCTTGAAATCACCAACCCGAAAGAGATGGAAGACAAGATCAACAACATTCCTGGCGTTGTGACTGTTGGCCTGTTTGCTCACCGCGGCGCTGATGTGGTGATTACAGGTACTCCTGAAGGAGCAAAAATCGAAGACTAA
- a CDS encoding 5-formyltetrahydrofolate cyclo-ligase, giving the protein MPNLSRTEIRKQIRSNRNAINALDQTLAAEDILQKVKKFPLIQTAQNIAIYLSADGEIDTHPIIEYFWQQGKTVCLPVIHPFSKGHLLFLEYTPQTPMVENRFNIQEPELDKQKIVPVSELDIVFTPLVAFDDKGHRLGMGGGYYDRTLEKWFKTGEGPTPAGIAHNCQQVDEVPVEPWDVPLPYIITPDKIWQWESE; this is encoded by the coding sequence ATGCCAAACCTGTCCAGAACAGAAATCCGCAAGCAAATCCGCAGCAATAGAAACGCCATCAACGCCTTAGATCAGACTCTGGCCGCTGAGGATATCCTGCAAAAAGTCAAAAAATTCCCGTTAATCCAGACCGCGCAAAATATTGCCATCTATTTATCTGCAGACGGCGAGATAGATACTCACCCTATCATTGAATACTTCTGGCAGCAGGGAAAAACCGTTTGCCTGCCTGTAATTCACCCTTTCTCCAAAGGGCATCTGCTATTTCTGGAATATACTCCGCAAACCCCTATGGTAGAGAACCGCTTTAATATTCAGGAGCCGGAGCTGGATAAACAGAAAATTGTGCCTGTGTCTGAATTGGATATTGTTTTCACTCCTCTGGTGGCCTTTGATGACAAAGGGCACAGGCTTGGTATGGGCGGCGGGTATTACGACAGAACACTTGAGAAGTGGTTTAAAACAGGCGAAGGCCCCACTCCGGCTGGTATTGCTCACAACTGCCAGCAAGTTGATGAAGTACCGGTTGAGCCCTGGGATGTCCCGCTTCCTTATATCATTACCCCTGATAAAATTTGGCAATGGGAAAGCGAGTAA
- the zapA gene encoding cell division protein ZapA: protein MSNQAVEIEILGKMTRVNCPPGQEESLLNAAADLNERLQKMSEKTNVANTEKLLTIAALNACYELQQRKTDEESQKQMTERMEKLSASLEDALKDLSHGQQ from the coding sequence ATGAGTAATCAAGCGGTAGAAATAGAGATTCTAGGTAAGATGACCAGAGTTAACTGTCCTCCGGGTCAGGAAGAGTCATTGCTTAACGCTGCTGCTGACCTGAATGAACGACTACAGAAGATGAGCGAAAAGACTAATGTAGCTAACACAGAAAAGCTGCTTACTATCGCTGCACTAAACGCCTGCTACGAACTTCAGCAGAGAAAAACTGATGAAGAAAGTCAAAAGCAGATGACTGAGCGCATGGAAAAGCTCAGTGCATCGTTAGAAGATGCATTAAAAGATTTATCACACGGACAGCAGTGA
- a CDS encoding YecA family protein, with amino-acid sequence MSETTLPEYLSVESVLQSAELSVTPAELHGLLAGMLSGGMSLNDTSWQPLIFDYTSDGMAWTDRALRIADDILKVTTSELTGTGMEMSLLLPDEDKDLLEFADALSDWVNHFISGLGLINVSLKDMPEDVKEALGDLEEIGKLGIDEDDDMDEQADLLEQVIEHVKACVLTIHAQYGVKAEKDSQPTIH; translated from the coding sequence ATGAGCGAAACAACGCTTCCGGAATATCTGAGTGTGGAATCGGTACTTCAGTCGGCAGAGCTGTCTGTCACCCCTGCTGAGTTACATGGTTTGCTGGCAGGTATGCTAAGTGGCGGGATGTCTTTGAATGATACAAGCTGGCAGCCGCTGATTTTTGATTACACCAGTGATGGTATGGCCTGGACTGACAGGGCTCTGAGAATTGCCGACGATATTCTAAAGGTTACAACATCAGAACTGACGGGCACGGGCATGGAGATGTCGCTGCTGTTACCTGATGAAGATAAGGATCTTTTGGAATTTGCTGATGCTTTGTCTGACTGGGTGAATCACTTTATTTCTGGCCTGGGCCTGATTAACGTTTCTCTGAAAGATATGCCAGAGGATGTAAAAGAAGCGCTGGGTGACTTAGAAGAAATCGGCAAGCTTGGTATTGATGAAGATGACGATATGGATGAGCAGGCGGACCTGCTGGAGCAGGTTATTGAGCATGTAAAAGCGTGTGTGCTGACTATTCATGCTCAGTATGGTGTTAAGGCGGAGAAAGATAGCCAGCCTACGATACATTAA
- the ubiH gene encoding 2-octaprenyl-6-methoxyphenyl hydroxylase, with protein MKHYDIAIAGGAMAGATLALALSELSNRSFSIAVIEPYQADNSLHPGFDSRSIALSHGTVNILKSFSLWEGIKSEATAIRHIHVSDRGHAGMTDIVAADYAVDALGYVAELEKVGCFYHSRLNQLDNIDFLCPDSVSDIESFPDVVRVTLKSQVQFEANLLVAADGAVSHCCQLMKIENLQHDFNQTALIANISATEAHNGRAFERFTKNGPLALLPLTQDRMSLVWCLSPEIASQMMAVSDEEFLAQLQDSFGWRLGKLTQVGSRASYPLILKEKSKITSHRFATVGNAAQTLHPIAGQGFNLGIRDVASLAEELVKSDDPGAFRTLNRYQQRREDDRRSTIDLTAGLVHVFSNEWLPLVVGRNVSLMAMDNIPLLTKPLLSRTMGMVKR; from the coding sequence ATGAAACACTACGATATCGCAATTGCCGGTGGTGCCATGGCCGGGGCAACGTTAGCTCTGGCCTTGAGTGAGCTGAGTAACCGCAGCTTTTCCATTGCGGTGATTGAACCCTATCAGGCCGATAACTCTCTTCATCCCGGGTTTGACTCCCGCTCTATTGCGCTTTCGCATGGAACCGTGAATATCCTTAAATCCTTTAGCTTATGGGAAGGCATAAAGTCTGAAGCGACGGCTATCAGGCATATTCATGTGTCTGACAGAGGCCATGCCGGAATGACGGATATCGTTGCTGCTGATTATGCCGTTGATGCTTTGGGCTATGTTGCCGAGCTGGAAAAGGTGGGCTGTTTTTATCATAGCCGCTTGAATCAGCTGGATAATATCGACTTCCTGTGCCCGGATTCTGTGAGCGATATTGAGTCATTTCCTGATGTTGTGCGGGTGACGCTGAAGTCGCAAGTGCAGTTTGAAGCTAACTTGCTGGTGGCAGCTGATGGTGCGGTATCGCACTGCTGCCAGTTAATGAAGATTGAAAACCTGCAGCATGACTTTAATCAGACGGCTTTGATTGCCAATATCTCCGCCACAGAAGCGCATAATGGCAGGGCCTTTGAGCGCTTTACCAAAAACGGGCCGCTTGCGCTGCTTCCTTTGACTCAAGACAGAATGTCACTGGTCTGGTGTTTATCTCCGGAGATTGCATCTCAGATGATGGCGGTTTCTGATGAAGAGTTTCTCGCTCAGCTACAGGATTCATTTGGCTGGCGACTGGGAAAACTGACTCAGGTTGGCTCCAGAGCTTCCTATCCGCTGATACTGAAAGAAAAAAGTAAAATCACTTCCCATCGCTTTGCGACAGTTGGCAATGCCGCTCAGACTCTTCACCCTATTGCCGGGCAGGGTTTTAATCTTGGTATCCGCGATGTGGCCTCGTTGGCTGAAGAGCTGGTTAAGAGTGATGATCCCGGTGCCTTCCGGACCTTAAACCGCTATCAGCAAAGAAGAGAGGATGACCGCCGCTCTACGATTGATCTGACGGCGGGATTGGTACATGTTTTCTCAAATGAGTGGTTGCCTCTGGTTGTGGGAAGAAACGTATCGCTGATGGCAATGGATAATATTCCTCTGCTTACAAAGCCACTACTGAGCAGAACCATGGGTATGGTGAAAAGATAG
- a CDS encoding FAD-dependent 2-octaprenylphenol hydroxylase: protein MMKSFDIAIIGGGMVGLTLAAALKDTDLRIAVVEANKPSDELDLLPDVRVSALSRASEVIMRNLGAWPGIERRRFSPYKAMEVWEQDSFARIEFNAGEFGQPNLGHIVENRVIQLALLEQVSNQPNVTMYMPTRCQSLVMGESEAWITLDNGQSLTTKLVVGADGANSWVRQQMDIPLTHWDYGHSAIVANIRTAEPHQKTARQSFSPMGPLAFLPMSEPDMSSIVWSTDPNRAEQLLAMPDDEFNKHLSAEFDMKLGRCRVIGDRQAFPLKMRYARDFTLERIALVGDAAHTIHPLAGQGVNLGLLDAASLAQVILELWQNGEDIGRRPGLRKYERWRKSEAAKMIAAMQGFRDLFDGGNPAKKLVRGIGMTLAGKLPGAKDELMKRALGLKGNLPYLAKMPDFAGK, encoded by the coding sequence ATGATGAAAAGTTTTGATATCGCCATTATTGGTGGCGGGATGGTTGGCTTAACGCTGGCTGCCGCTCTGAAAGATACGGATTTAAGAATTGCTGTTGTGGAGGCGAATAAACCTTCAGATGAACTGGATCTTCTGCCGGATGTGCGTGTATCTGCGCTAAGCCGGGCAAGTGAAGTGATTATGCGGAATCTTGGCGCCTGGCCGGGAATAGAGCGCAGGCGTTTTTCTCCCTATAAAGCAATGGAAGTCTGGGAACAGGACAGCTTCGCCCGCATTGAATTTAATGCCGGTGAATTCGGACAGCCTAATCTGGGGCATATTGTTGAAAACAGGGTGATACAACTGGCACTGCTGGAGCAGGTAAGCAATCAGCCAAATGTAACCATGTATATGCCGACCAGATGTCAGAGTCTGGTAATGGGCGAAAGCGAAGCCTGGATTACTTTAGATAACGGCCAGTCCCTGACCACTAAGCTTGTTGTGGGCGCGGACGGTGCTAACTCCTGGGTTCGCCAGCAGATGGATATTCCCTTAACTCACTGGGATTACGGCCACAGTGCCATTGTTGCCAATATAAGAACGGCTGAACCTCACCAAAAAACAGCAAGGCAGTCATTTTCACCTATGGGACCTCTGGCTTTTCTGCCAATGTCTGAACCGGATATGAGTTCAATTGTCTGGTCAACGGATCCAAACCGCGCCGAGCAGTTGCTGGCTATGCCGGATGATGAATTTAACAAGCATCTGTCAGCCGAGTTTGATATGAAGCTTGGACGCTGCAGAGTTATCGGTGACAGGCAGGCATTTCCGCTAAAAATGCGTTATGCAAGAGACTTTACTCTGGAGCGCATTGCATTGGTTGGAGATGCGGCTCATACCATACATCCGCTTGCCGGGCAGGGTGTTAACCTTGGACTGTTAGATGCGGCCAGTCTGGCTCAGGTTATTCTGGAATTGTGGCAGAATGGGGAAGATATCGGCCGCCGCCCCGGGCTGAGAAAATACGAGCGCTGGAGAAAATCTGAAGCGGCAAAAATGATTGCTGCAATGCAGGGGTTCAGAGATCTGTTTGATGGCGGAAATCCTGCGAAGAAACTGGTTCGTGGTATAGGTATGACTCTTGCCGGTAAGCTGCCGGGAGCAAAAGATGAGCTTATGAAGCGCGCTCTGGGGTTAAAAGGTAACCTGCCTTATCTTGCCAAAATGCCTGATTTTGCTGGTAAATAG
- a CDS encoding DUF1107 domain-containing protein, which yields MRLFKRYSPGMIAKHVSRLFKGRIYIYGIGKFEFDNGKLILPERADKRHFMAVKEINEEVMRLRCAYA from the coding sequence ATGAGGTTGTTTAAGCGCTATTCACCCGGCATGATAGCGAAGCATGTTAGTAGGCTTTTTAAAGGAAGAATTTACATCTACGGAATTGGAAAATTTGAATTTGATAACGGTAAGCTCATATTGCCGGAGCGAGCTGACAAGCGTCATTTTATGGCTGTAAAAGAGATCAATGAAGAGGTAATGAGACTTCGTTGCGCGTACGCTTAA
- a CDS encoding YbaK/EbsC family protein produces MTDTPFNTRITDYLEGQKIPYQILRHQTPAVTIEDAARQRGISPRQMVKSILLRDMDNNYALACVPGDLQADPKKVRQILQCRRMTCVSLSEVPEITGYQPGTVAPIMLPTPMPVFFDNSFKSIPEITISSGSNMAGLALKTEHLVSLCNPTFADITR; encoded by the coding sequence ATGACAGACACCCCGTTTAATACCCGGATAACCGACTATCTGGAAGGGCAAAAAATTCCCTATCAGATACTGCGGCACCAGACTCCGGCTGTCACCATAGAAGATGCCGCCAGACAGCGCGGCATTTCTCCACGCCAGATGGTCAAATCCATTTTGCTAAGGGATATGGACAATAATTATGCCTTAGCCTGCGTCCCCGGAGATCTGCAGGCTGACCCTAAAAAAGTAAGGCAGATTCTTCAGTGCCGTAGAATGACTTGTGTATCATTAAGTGAAGTCCCCGAAATCACCGGCTACCAGCCCGGTACGGTAGCCCCCATTATGCTGCCAACTCCAATGCCTGTTTTTTTCGACAACAGCTTTAAATCCATTCCTGAGATAACAATCAGTAGCGGAAGCAATATGGCCGGACTGGCGCTTAAAACCGAGCATCTTGTTTCACTCTGCAATCCTACCTTTGCAGATATCACCCGTTAA
- the ygfZ gene encoding tRNA-modifying protein YgfZ: MDWKNRFTPLSLNENDKLPSLVLSYLPSCQAISVSGEDRKTYLQGQLTCDLVTLPESESTLGAHCDAKGKVWSLFRLFGHKDSYALCLHASSAEKALAEIKKYSVFSKVTIELSSDIALGLQGDGADEYINKATEGSGKVRSFMNGSAVWVEDNRWLLLLSEQDAVTLTEEDSFNLASEEAWNLADIKAALPCVTDSNQNEHIPQAFNLHLIGGVSFNKGCYTGQETVARAKYRGTNKRATYILKGKCDTRLEGRVELERNVGQNWRSAGEFLSYYQYADGQVTGIAVLPNNLEPDTKFRLAHQPDSSFVFGEMPYSLESE; this comes from the coding sequence ATGGACTGGAAAAACCGATTTACTCCTCTCTCCCTGAATGAGAACGACAAGCTGCCTTCTCTGGTACTGTCCTACCTTCCCTCATGCCAGGCAATAAGTGTTTCCGGTGAAGACAGAAAGACTTACCTGCAGGGACAACTCACCTGTGATCTGGTCACCCTTCCAGAGTCTGAATCTACTCTGGGTGCCCACTGTGATGCCAAAGGAAAGGTCTGGAGCCTATTCAGGCTGTTCGGACATAAAGACTCTTACGCCCTTTGCCTGCATGCATCCTCTGCTGAAAAAGCTCTGGCTGAGATTAAGAAATACTCGGTGTTTTCCAAAGTAACTATTGAACTAAGCTCTGATATTGCTCTGGGGCTTCAGGGAGATGGTGCAGATGAGTATATTAACAAAGCAACAGAAGGCAGCGGTAAGGTCCGGAGCTTTATGAACGGAAGCGCTGTCTGGGTGGAAGATAACCGCTGGCTGCTTCTGCTTTCTGAGCAGGATGCCGTCACTCTCACCGAAGAAGATAGCTTTAATCTGGCTAGCGAAGAGGCCTGGAACCTTGCCGATATTAAAGCCGCTCTGCCTTGCGTTACCGACAGCAACCAGAATGAACATATTCCTCAGGCATTCAACCTGCACTTAATTGGTGGCGTCAGCTTTAACAAGGGCTGCTACACAGGCCAGGAAACCGTGGCCAGAGCCAAATACAGAGGCACCAATAAAAGAGCAACCTATATCCTGAAGGGAAAATGCGATACCAGGCTGGAAGGAAGGGTTGAACTGGAAAGAAATGTCGGACAAAACTGGCGCAGCGCCGGAGAGTTTCTCAGCTACTATCAGTATGCTGACGGCCAAGTAACCGGCATAGCCGTTCTGCCAAATAATCTGGAACCGGATACCAAATTCAGACTTGCGCACCAGCCTGACAGCAGCTTTGTTTTTGGTGAAATGCCTTACTCACTGGAAAGTGAATAA
- a CDS encoding succinate dehydrogenase assembly factor 2, whose protein sequence is MYTAEEKARIKWACRRGMLELDVVIMPFFEECFESLTEQEQQDFVALLECDDPDLFTWVMGHGRSEREPLALMVDKIVAHNLAKVR, encoded by the coding sequence ATGTACACAGCGGAAGAGAAAGCTCGTATCAAGTGGGCGTGCCGTAGAGGAATGCTGGAGCTGGACGTAGTTATTATGCCTTTTTTTGAGGAGTGCTTTGAATCTCTGACCGAACAGGAGCAACAAGATTTTGTCGCTCTGCTGGAGTGTGATGACCCGGATCTCTTTACCTGGGTGATGGGGCACGGCAGAAGTGAAAGGGAGCCGCTGGCTTTAATGGTAGATAAGATTGTTGCCCACAACCTCGCCAAAGTCCGTTAA
- a CDS encoding protein YgfX translates to MLPTTSPKSVNLYLQPSLIAQVIQLVVSVVIIWAILISPVCLVASAWMLAYLFSKGVRKSQAGQLKIAADKKLIWNGVEDVFRFAETLFRPMCVVIHSQSGQKITVWRDSCREEDYRHLMVVISNQPKD, encoded by the coding sequence TTGTTGCCCACAACCTCGCCAAAGTCCGTTAATCTCTATCTTCAACCATCTTTGATAGCTCAGGTAATACAACTGGTTGTTTCTGTTGTTATTATCTGGGCTATTTTGATCTCGCCGGTATGCTTAGTTGCCTCAGCCTGGATGTTAGCTTATCTGTTTTCAAAGGGAGTCAGGAAATCACAGGCAGGGCAATTAAAAATTGCGGCGGACAAGAAGCTAATCTGGAATGGAGTGGAGGATGTATTCAGGTTTGCTGAAACCTTATTCAGGCCTATGTGCGTTGTTATTCACTCACAGAGCGGACAAAAGATTACCGTGTGGAGAGACAGTTGCAGGGAAGAGGATTACCGGCATTTGATGGTGGTTATTTCTAATCAGCCTAAAGATTAA
- the nadB gene encoding L-aspartate oxidase gives MNGNREHQCDVLVVGSGAAGLSLALRIAKYAKVIVLSKSQLSEGSTFYAQGGIAAVFDESDSIESHVEDTLIAGAGLCEKETVEYIAKNGKRCVQWLIDGGVPFDRIDDDSDDEPRYHLTREGGHSHRRILHAADATGMAMQTSLQDNVKNHPNITIFERYNALDLITEDKKVLGAYIWSRNHEQVETVRAKFVVLATGGASKVYQYTSNPDVSSGDGIAMAWRAGCRVANMEFNQFHPTCLYHPEARNFLLTEALRGEGAFLKRPDGTRFMPDFDEREELAPRDVVARAIDYEMKRLGADCMYLDISHKSSEFIEKHFPTIHMRLLDLGIDMTKEPIPIVPAAHYTCGGVMVNQRGNTDLANLYAIGEVSYTGLHGANRMASNSLLECVVYARSAAKDILKKLDSVELPTDLPLWDESQVCDSDEEVIIQHNWHELRLFMWDYMGIVRTDKRLERAMRRIQLLKQETHEYYSNFRVSNNLLEMRNLLQVAELMVRCAMMRKESRGLHYTLDYPDKLENSGPTILDPEKTDS, from the coding sequence ATGAACGGAAATCGGGAACATCAGTGTGATGTGTTAGTTGTGGGTAGCGGTGCAGCAGGCCTGTCTCTTGCGTTACGTATCGCGAAGTACGCCAAAGTTATTGTTCTGAGTAAAAGCCAGCTTAGTGAAGGCTCAACCTTTTACGCTCAAGGCGGTATTGCTGCGGTATTTGATGAATCAGACAGTATCGAGTCTCACGTTGAAGATACCCTGATCGCCGGCGCCGGTCTGTGTGAAAAAGAGACGGTTGAGTACATTGCTAAAAACGGTAAACGCTGCGTCCAGTGGCTTATCGACGGCGGTGTTCCTTTTGACCGTATTGACGATGATTCAGATGATGAACCACGCTATCACCTGACAAGGGAAGGCGGACACAGTCACCGCCGCATTCTGCATGCCGCTGATGCAACAGGCATGGCGATGCAGACTTCACTGCAGGATAACGTGAAAAACCACCCTAACATTACGATTTTCGAACGTTATAACGCTCTGGACCTTATTACTGAAGATAAAAAAGTACTCGGAGCTTATATCTGGAGCCGCAATCATGAGCAGGTGGAAACCGTAAGAGCGAAGTTTGTTGTACTGGCAACCGGCGGGGCTTCAAAAGTGTACCAGTACACTTCTAACCCGGATGTCTCTTCCGGTGACGGTATTGCGATGGCCTGGCGTGCGGGTTGCCGTGTTGCCAATATGGAATTTAACCAGTTCCACCCGACCTGCCTGTATCACCCGGAAGCGCGTAACTTTCTGCTGACTGAAGCCCTGCGTGGTGAAGGTGCATTCCTTAAACGTCCGGACGGCACACGCTTTATGCCGGACTTTGATGAACGTGAAGAGCTGGCTCCACGCGATGTCGTGGCAAGAGCCATCGACTATGAAATGAAGCGTCTGGGTGCCGACTGCATGTATCTGGATATCAGCCATAAATCTTCTGAATTTATCGAGAAACACTTCCCGACCATTCATATGAGGCTTCTGGATCTTGGCATCGATATGACCAAAGAGCCGATTCCTATTGTCCCTGCTGCACATTACACCTGCGGTGGCGTTATGGTTAACCAGAGAGGTAATACCGACTTAGCCAACCTCTATGCCATTGGTGAAGTCAGTTACACCGGCCTTCACGGTGCAAACCGTATGGCTTCTAACTCTCTGCTTGAGTGTGTGGTTTACGCCCGCTCAGCGGCCAAAGATATCCTGAAAAAACTGGACAGCGTTGAGCTGCCGACAGATCTTCCGCTATGGGATGAAAGTCAGGTTTGTGATTCTGATGAAGAAGTTATCATTCAGCACAACTGGCACGAGCTGCGCCTGTTTATGTGGGACTACATGGGCATTGTAAGGACCGATAAACGTCTTGAGCGGGCAATGCGCCGTATCCAGCTGCTTAAGCAGGAAACGCACGAGTACTACAGTAATTTCCGTGTATCAAACAACCTGCTTGAAATGCGAAACCTGCTGCAGGTTGCCGAGCTGATGGTGCGCTGTGCCATGATGCGTAAAGAGAGCCGTGGCCTTCACTATACGCTGGACTACCCGGATAAACTGGAGAATTCAGGCCCGACAATTCTGGATCCTGAAAAAACAGATAGCTGA
- the rpoE gene encoding RNA polymerase sigma factor RpoE, whose translation MNEQLTDQVLIERVQNGDKQAFNLLVIKYQNKVCNLISRYVNNSGDVADVAQEAFIKAYKAIPGFRGESAFYTWLYRIAVNTAKNHIVAQGRRPPANDVDAEEAEYYETGSALKEISNPENLTLSNELKRVVFSAIEALPDDLKTAMTLRELDGLSYEEIAEVMDCPVGTVRSRIFRAREAVEKKIQPLIQR comes from the coding sequence ATGAACGAGCAGTTGACCGATCAGGTATTAATTGAGCGAGTTCAGAACGGAGATAAGCAAGCGTTTAACTTGTTGGTGATCAAATATCAGAACAAAGTTTGCAACCTTATTTCCCGGTACGTGAATAATTCTGGCGATGTAGCAGATGTAGCACAGGAAGCATTTATTAAGGCTTATAAAGCGATCCCTGGTTTCAGAGGGGAGAGTGCGTTCTATACTTGGTTATATCGAATCGCTGTTAATACGGCAAAAAATCACATTGTTGCACAGGGGCGCAGGCCACCGGCAAATGATGTGGATGCTGAAGAAGCTGAATATTACGAAACGGGTAGTGCGTTAAAAGAAATATCGAACCCTGAGAACTTAACGTTGTCCAACGAGTTGAAACGCGTTGTTTTCAGTGCGATAGAAGCGCTGCCTGATGATTTAAAGACGGCAATGACTCTGCGAGAGCTGGATGGCTTGAGCTATGAAGAAATTGCTGAAGTGATGGATTGCCCGGTAGGGACAGTACGTTCGCGTATCTTCCGTGCCAGGGAGGCGGTTGAAAAGAAAATTCAGCCGTTAATACAGAGATAA
- a CDS encoding RseA family anti-sigma factor, with translation MSEKELLSALMDGETVDKALIAKLEQDPQEQETWQNYHLIGDVMRGEAPETPSWNIAESVAAALEDEPAHKPLTTPMVEAQPTPAKARRELPSWLTQLGQVAVAASVSLAVIVGVQQYGGSVDPSAPDQLPVLQTIPVAGSVEPVSLTRESVNTQKQQNEALLVEKRRKINLMLQDYELQLRLATQVAEGQEETDLVVE, from the coding sequence ATGTCTGAAAAAGAATTGCTTTCAGCTCTAATGGATGGAGAAACGGTCGACAAGGCCCTGATAGCAAAACTGGAACAAGACCCTCAGGAGCAAGAAACCTGGCAAAACTATCACTTAATCGGTGATGTGATGAGAGGTGAAGCACCTGAGACGCCAAGCTGGAATATTGCTGAAAGTGTTGCTGCTGCATTAGAAGATGAGCCTGCACACAAGCCGCTGACAACACCTATGGTTGAGGCTCAGCCTACTCCGGCTAAAGCGAGAAGAGAGTTGCCTTCATGGTTGACTCAGTTAGGTCAGGTAGCAGTTGCTGCAAGTGTCTCTCTAGCTGTGATAGTGGGTGTTCAGCAGTATGGTGGCAGCGTAGACCCATCTGCTCCGGATCAGCTTCCTGTACTTCAGACTATTCCGGTAGCAGGTAGCGTAGAGCCGGTAAGCCTGACTCGCGAATCAGTGAATACTCAGAAGCAGCAGAATGAAGCGCTTCTGGTTGAGAAGCGTCGTAAAATTAACTTAATGCTGCAGGACTATGAATTGCAGCTACGCCTGGCAACTCAGGTTGCAGAAGGCCAAGAAGAAACAGATTTGGTAGTTGAATGA